Proteins encoded together in one Rana temporaria chromosome 6, aRanTem1.1, whole genome shotgun sequence window:
- the C6H7orf26 gene encoding uncharacterized protein C7orf26 homolog isoform X1, whose translation MAASGRGTMSDIRHSLLRRDALSAAKEVLYHLDIYFSKQLQNAPVPLVEKGPIELLEEFIFQIPKDRSSHGKRLGAIQELQLLEILCNYFHEQTKEPVRQVIFNSLFSPQGNKADEQRMALLGKLTSMAVAVCRLPVLESAASWLQRSPAVYCVRLAKALVDDYCGLVPGSIQTLKQIFNVSPRFCCQFITAVAAFYDMSTEDLLPPHDLLEMIVSWIFEDPRLILITFLNTPISANLPIGFLDFSPLMGLVHWCIIAPLAYRRKQKAAGGEPIRDNQNLYSKLHLSVLQGLMVLQTHLTEKALYGRLALVLFEQLVPLVEELGQLCEELNPLNAEQEMELALDRLAQALQVSMATGALICTRDDLRTLCSRLPHNNLMQLVISGPVQPQPAHPTLTPAYYPHIHTPPLGYPSLPSLPAHTALPAHTTLPAHAALPAHTALSAHSALPAHAALPTHSPLSGHPVQTFMPGMAFPFRPMR comes from the exons GGGAACGATGAGCGACATTCGCCATTCTCTCCTGCGGCGTGACGCTCTGAGTGCAGCAAAGGAGGTTTTGTACCACCTGGATATCTATTTCAGCAAACAGCTCCAGAATGCTCCTGTGCCGCTGGTCGAGAAAGGTCCTATAGAACTGCTTGAAGAGTTTATCTTCCAAATACCCAAAGACCGCAGTTCTCATGGCAAG CGACTTGGCGCCATACAAGAGCTACAGCTGTTGGAGATACTGTGCAATTACTTCCATGAACAAACCAAGGAGCCAGTCCGGCAGGTCATCTTCAACTCCCTGTTCAGCCCACAGGGAAATAAAGCCGATGAGCAGCGCATGGCTCTGCTAGGAAAACTGACCTCTATGGCAGTTGCGGTATGCAGGCTGCCTGTGCTGGAGAGTGCTGCTTCCTGGCTGCAG CGCTCTCCAGCTGTTTACTGTGTCCGCTTGGCCAAAGCACTGGTAGATGACTATTGTGGCCTGGTGCCAGGCTCCATCCAGACGCTGAAACAGATCTTCAATGTCAGCCCCCGCTTCTGCTGTCAGTTTATCACTGCTGTAGCTGCATTCTATGACATGTCTACAG AGGACCTCCTGCCCCCTCATGATCTTCTGGAAATGATCGTATCCTGGATTTTTGAAGATCCTCGCCTCATTCTGATCACCTTTCTTAATACCCCCATCTCTGCTAACTTGCCAATTGGTTTCTTGGACTTCTCCCCACTAATGGGTCTTGTTCACTGGTGTATAATTGCGCCTCTAGCCTACAGACGCAAGCAGAAAGCAGCTGGTGGAGAGCCAATTAGAGATAATCAGAACCTTTACTCCAAGCTCCATCTGAGTGTGCTGCAAGGGCTTATGGTCCTTCAGACTCACCTTACAGAGAAAGCACTATATGGGCGACTGGCACTTGTGCTGTTTGAGCAGCTTGTACCATTAGTTGAAGAGTTAGGACAGCTTTGTGAAGAACTTAACCCGCTTAATGCTGAGCAAGAGATGGAGTTGGCATTAGATCGTCTGGCCCAGGCGTTGCAGGTGTCCATGGCAACAGGGGCATTGATTTGCACCCGTG ATGACCTGAGGACGCTCTGTTCTCGTCTCCCCCATAACAA CCTCATGCAGCTGGTGATCTCTGGCCCGGTTCAGCCTCAACCTGCTCACCCAACTTTGACACCTGCATATTACCCCCATATTCACACCCCACCTCTAGGTTacccctctctcccatccctaCCTGCTCACACAGCCCTTCCCGCTCACACAACACTACCGGCTCATGCAGCACTACCAGCGCACACAGCACTCTCCGCTCACTCGGCACTGCCGGCACATGCAGCATTGCCTACTCACTCGCCCTTATCAGGACATCCTGTGCAGACCTTCATGCCTGGCATGGCTTTCCCATTTCGGCCCATGCGCTGA
- the C6H7orf26 gene encoding uncharacterized protein C7orf26 homolog isoform X2: MSDIRHSLLRRDALSAAKEVLYHLDIYFSKQLQNAPVPLVEKGPIELLEEFIFQIPKDRSSHGKRLGAIQELQLLEILCNYFHEQTKEPVRQVIFNSLFSPQGNKADEQRMALLGKLTSMAVAVCRLPVLESAASWLQRSPAVYCVRLAKALVDDYCGLVPGSIQTLKQIFNVSPRFCCQFITAVAAFYDMSTEDLLPPHDLLEMIVSWIFEDPRLILITFLNTPISANLPIGFLDFSPLMGLVHWCIIAPLAYRRKQKAAGGEPIRDNQNLYSKLHLSVLQGLMVLQTHLTEKALYGRLALVLFEQLVPLVEELGQLCEELNPLNAEQEMELALDRLAQALQVSMATGALICTRDDLRTLCSRLPHNNLMQLVISGPVQPQPAHPTLTPAYYPHIHTPPLGYPSLPSLPAHTALPAHTTLPAHAALPAHTALSAHSALPAHAALPTHSPLSGHPVQTFMPGMAFPFRPMR, translated from the exons ATGAGCGACATTCGCCATTCTCTCCTGCGGCGTGACGCTCTGAGTGCAGCAAAGGAGGTTTTGTACCACCTGGATATCTATTTCAGCAAACAGCTCCAGAATGCTCCTGTGCCGCTGGTCGAGAAAGGTCCTATAGAACTGCTTGAAGAGTTTATCTTCCAAATACCCAAAGACCGCAGTTCTCATGGCAAG CGACTTGGCGCCATACAAGAGCTACAGCTGTTGGAGATACTGTGCAATTACTTCCATGAACAAACCAAGGAGCCAGTCCGGCAGGTCATCTTCAACTCCCTGTTCAGCCCACAGGGAAATAAAGCCGATGAGCAGCGCATGGCTCTGCTAGGAAAACTGACCTCTATGGCAGTTGCGGTATGCAGGCTGCCTGTGCTGGAGAGTGCTGCTTCCTGGCTGCAG CGCTCTCCAGCTGTTTACTGTGTCCGCTTGGCCAAAGCACTGGTAGATGACTATTGTGGCCTGGTGCCAGGCTCCATCCAGACGCTGAAACAGATCTTCAATGTCAGCCCCCGCTTCTGCTGTCAGTTTATCACTGCTGTAGCTGCATTCTATGACATGTCTACAG AGGACCTCCTGCCCCCTCATGATCTTCTGGAAATGATCGTATCCTGGATTTTTGAAGATCCTCGCCTCATTCTGATCACCTTTCTTAATACCCCCATCTCTGCTAACTTGCCAATTGGTTTCTTGGACTTCTCCCCACTAATGGGTCTTGTTCACTGGTGTATAATTGCGCCTCTAGCCTACAGACGCAAGCAGAAAGCAGCTGGTGGAGAGCCAATTAGAGATAATCAGAACCTTTACTCCAAGCTCCATCTGAGTGTGCTGCAAGGGCTTATGGTCCTTCAGACTCACCTTACAGAGAAAGCACTATATGGGCGACTGGCACTTGTGCTGTTTGAGCAGCTTGTACCATTAGTTGAAGAGTTAGGACAGCTTTGTGAAGAACTTAACCCGCTTAATGCTGAGCAAGAGATGGAGTTGGCATTAGATCGTCTGGCCCAGGCGTTGCAGGTGTCCATGGCAACAGGGGCATTGATTTGCACCCGTG ATGACCTGAGGACGCTCTGTTCTCGTCTCCCCCATAACAA CCTCATGCAGCTGGTGATCTCTGGCCCGGTTCAGCCTCAACCTGCTCACCCAACTTTGACACCTGCATATTACCCCCATATTCACACCCCACCTCTAGGTTacccctctctcccatccctaCCTGCTCACACAGCCCTTCCCGCTCACACAACACTACCGGCTCATGCAGCACTACCAGCGCACACAGCACTCTCCGCTCACTCGGCACTGCCGGCACATGCAGCATTGCCTACTCACTCGCCCTTATCAGGACATCCTGTGCAGACCTTCATGCCTGGCATGGCTTTCCCATTTCGGCCCATGCGCTGA